In the Ruminococcus sp. OA3 genome, one interval contains:
- a CDS encoding ABC-F family ATP-binding cassette domain-containing protein → MSILNVEHLTHGFGDRAIFQDVSFRLLKGEHIGLIGANGEGKSTFLNIVTGKLMPDEGKVEWAKSVRVGYLDQHAVLARGLTIRDVLKSAFTYLFEMEEKMNEICDQLGTADEDTMTALMEELGTIQDMLTMHDFYVIDAKVEEIARAFGLLEIGLDKDVTDLSGGQRTRVLLGKLLLEKPDILLLDEPTNYLDEEHIAWLKRYLTEYENAFVLISHDLTFLSEVINIIYHVENQELTRYVGSYEEFQKVYEVKKAQLEAAYKKQQQEISQLKDFVARNKARVSTRNMAMSRQKKLDKMDVIELAAERPKPEFHFRMGRTPGKYIFETKDFIIGYGEPLSRPLNIVLERGSKIALTGANGIGKTTLIKSILGLVKPVSGSCTLGENLAVGYFEQESAPDNKSTCIDELWAEFPSYTQYEVRAALAKCGLTTKHIESQVRVLSGGEQAKVRLCKILNRETNVLMLDEPTNHLDMDAKEELKRALIAYRGTLLLICHEPEFYQDIVQEVWDCSKWTTKIV, encoded by the coding sequence ATGAGTATATTAAACGTAGAGCATCTCACTCACGGTTTTGGTGACCGTGCGATTTTTCAGGATGTCTCTTTTCGGCTGTTAAAAGGAGAACATATTGGCCTGATCGGTGCCAATGGAGAAGGCAAGTCCACGTTCCTGAATATCGTTACCGGTAAACTGATGCCTGATGAAGGAAAAGTTGAGTGGGCGAAAAGTGTCCGTGTGGGCTATCTGGACCAGCATGCAGTGCTGGCCAGGGGGCTGACCATAAGGGATGTGCTGAAATCAGCTTTTACATATCTTTTTGAGATGGAAGAGAAGATGAATGAGATCTGTGATCAGCTGGGAACCGCCGATGAAGATACGATGACTGCATTGATGGAGGAGCTTGGAACAATTCAGGATATGCTGACGATGCATGATTTTTATGTGATCGATGCGAAAGTAGAAGAGATAGCCCGGGCTTTTGGGCTGTTGGAAATCGGACTGGACAAGGATGTCACGGATCTGAGCGGGGGCCAGAGGACACGTGTGCTGCTTGGAAAGCTGCTGCTGGAGAAACCGGATATTTTGCTCCTGGATGAGCCGACCAATTATCTCGACGAGGAACATATAGCCTGGCTGAAGCGCTATCTGACGGAATATGAGAACGCATTTGTTCTGATATCACATGATCTGACGTTTTTAAGTGAAGTGATCAATATCATATACCATGTGGAGAATCAGGAATTAACCCGTTATGTCGGAAGTTATGAAGAATTTCAGAAGGTTTATGAGGTTAAAAAAGCCCAGCTGGAGGCGGCTTATAAAAAACAGCAGCAGGAGATCAGCCAGCTGAAAGATTTTGTAGCGAGGAATAAAGCACGCGTTTCCACCAGAAATATGGCGATGTCACGTCAGAAAAAACTGGATAAAATGGACGTGATCGAACTGGCGGCGGAACGTCCCAAACCGGAATTTCACTTCCGCATGGGGCGTACTCCCGGAAAATATATATTTGAGACAAAGGATTTTATCATCGGTTACGGAGAGCCTTTATCAAGGCCGCTGAACATAGTGCTGGAACGCGGAAGCAAGATTGCGCTGACGGGTGCGAACGGAATCGGTAAAACTACATTGATTAAGAGTATACTTGGGCTGGTGAAGCCGGTGTCCGGATCCTGCACTCTCGGCGAAAATCTGGCTGTCGGTTACTTCGAACAGGAGAGTGCGCCGGATAACAAGTCCACATGCATTGATGAACTGTGGGCAGAATTCCCTTCCTATACTCAGTACGAAGTGCGGGCAGCCCTGGCAAAATGCGGGCTGACCACAAAACATATCGAGAGTCAGGTGCGTGTCTTAAGCGGTGGGGAGCAGGCAAAAGTCCGTCTCTGTAAAATCCTGAACAGAGAGACAAACGTGCTGATGCTGGACGAGCCGACAAATCACCTGGACATGGATGCAAAAGAAGAGCTGAAGCGCGCGCTGATTGCATACAGGGGAACACTGCTTTTGATCTGTCATGAGCCGGAATTTTATCAGGATATTGTGCAGGAGGTATGGGACTGCTCCAAATGGACGACAAAAATCGTGTAA
- a CDS encoding MATE family efflux transporter: MEKQSCLKEFVRYSSLNVLGMTGLSCYILADTFFVSKGLGANGLAALNLAIPVYSFIHGTGMMLGMGGATKYSIFKGQKAFRNSNLIFTNTGYLAAVFAAVFMVIGIFFSKNVTLLLGADTEVFAMTNTYLKIILLFAPAFIMNDILICFVRNDGNPRLSMNAMLGGSMLNIILDYVFIFPFDMGIFGAVLATGLSPVISMIILSGHFLKRKNNFCFEKVAPHAAMIGYTLSLGFPSLVTEVSSGVVIIVFNMIILNIQGNIGIAAYGVIANLSLVVIAVYTGIAQGMQPLISRAYGQNDKSTVRQVRRYALSALFMVSCVICLTVFLLASPIAGIFNSEGSVRLQDIAVYGLRLYFIAAPFVGYNIVLLTFFTSTEKAVWAHLLSLLRGLILIIPMAFLLSSLAGITGVWLAFPVTECLVAVLGIILKIKTQTD; the protein is encoded by the coding sequence ATGGAAAAACAGTCTTGTTTAAAGGAGTTTGTTCGGTACTCTTCATTGAATGTTCTGGGAATGACAGGTTTGTCCTGCTATATACTTGCAGATACCTTTTTCGTTTCAAAAGGGCTGGGTGCAAACGGCCTTGCAGCTCTTAATCTGGCAATCCCTGTATACAGTTTCATCCACGGTACCGGAATGATGCTCGGCATGGGTGGTGCCACAAAATATTCAATTTTTAAAGGACAGAAAGCATTCCGAAACTCCAATCTCATATTCACAAATACAGGATACCTGGCAGCGGTATTTGCGGCAGTATTCATGGTGATCGGAATTTTCTTTTCTAAAAATGTGACGCTGCTTTTAGGTGCCGATACAGAAGTGTTTGCCATGACAAATACCTACCTGAAAATCATTTTACTGTTTGCTCCTGCATTTATCATGAACGATATTCTGATTTGCTTTGTGAGGAATGACGGTAATCCCAGATTGTCCATGAACGCAATGCTGGGCGGAAGCATGCTGAATATCATACTGGACTATGTGTTTATCTTTCCTTTTGATATGGGGATATTCGGTGCAGTCCTGGCAACGGGGCTGTCGCCTGTCATCAGTATGATTATCCTGTCCGGCCATTTTCTGAAAAGGAAAAACAACTTCTGTTTTGAAAAAGTGGCTCCTCATGCCGCCATGATCGGTTACACGCTGTCACTTGGTTTTCCTTCACTGGTCACTGAAGTATCGTCAGGTGTCGTCATAATCGTATTTAATATGATCATTCTGAACATCCAGGGGAATATTGGTATCGCCGCTTATGGAGTGATCGCAAATCTGTCACTGGTCGTGATCGCAGTATATACAGGGATCGCACAGGGAATGCAGCCGCTTATCAGCCGGGCCTATGGGCAGAATGACAAATCAACGGTCAGGCAGGTTCGGCGCTATGCACTCTCCGCCCTGTTTATGGTCTCCTGTGTGATCTGTCTCACGGTGTTCCTGCTTGCCAGTCCGATCGCTGGCATATTCAACAGTGAAGGCAGTGTACGGCTGCAGGATATCGCGGTTTATGGGTTACGGCTGTATTTTATTGCAGCTCCGTTTGTCGGTTATAACATTGTGCTGCTGACGTTTTTTACATCCACGGAAAAAGCTGTTTGGGCACACTTGCTCTCTCTTCTGAGAGGGCTGATTCTCATTATACCCATGGCGTTTTTGCTGTCATCTCTGGCCGGGATCACCGGGGTCTGGCTGGCATTTCCTGTGACGGAATGTCTGGTTGCCGTACTGGGTATAATATTGAAAATAAAGACACAGACGGATTAA
- a CDS encoding CAP domain-containing protein — protein MKKHSLFAAVMAAGAVGSMTIPVHAADLGNVEEQLKTNGYAVIVEQAGSQEELNKILSELKGKFCDIHLNWQDCPDIAPPENNVPDADAPGETPDTDKPDTDAPDTDAPDTDAPDTDAPDTDVPGTDVPGADGNTPGTDTDKPETGERTFAEQVVDLVNAERAKAGLNALTIDQSIASAALVRAKETETSFSHTRPDGRAFSSVLTDNGISFRGAGENIAWGQRTPEEVMNGWMNSDGHRANILNAEFTKIGVGYYQNSAGTNYWTQLFTY, from the coding sequence ATGAAGAAACATTCATTATTTGCAGCTGTCATGGCAGCTGGTGCCGTCGGAAGTATGACGATTCCCGTGCATGCGGCAGATCTTGGTAACGTGGAAGAGCAGTTAAAGACGAATGGTTATGCCGTAATCGTGGAACAGGCGGGCAGCCAGGAAGAATTAAATAAGATTTTATCAGAGCTTAAAGGTAAGTTCTGCGATATTCACTTGAACTGGCAGGACTGTCCTGACATCGCACCGCCTGAAAATAATGTGCCGGATGCGGATGCACCTGGAGAAACACCGGATACGGATAAACCGGACACGGACGCACCGGACACGGACGCACCGGACACGGATGCACCGGACACAGATGCACCGGATACCGATGTGCCGGGGACGGATGTACCGGGAGCAGACGGTAACACACCGGGAACAGATACGGATAAACCTGAAACGGGAGAACGAACCTTCGCAGAACAGGTTGTGGATCTTGTCAACGCTGAGAGGGCAAAAGCAGGACTGAACGCCCTGACTATCGATCAGAGCATCGCGTCAGCAGCACTGGTGAGAGCAAAAGAGACAGAAACTTCCTTTTCTCATACCCGCCCGGATGGAAGAGCATTCAGCTCAGTTTTGACAGACAATGGAATTTCTTTCCGAGGGGCCGGTGAAAACATTGCCTGGGGACAGCGTACCCCGGAGGAAGTAATGAACGGCTGGATGAACAGTGATGGACACAGAGCCAATATTCTGAACGCAGAATTCACAAAAATTGGAGTGGGATACTATCAGAATTCCGCAGGGACAAATTACTGGACTCAGCTTTTTACATACTAA
- a CDS encoding FtsX-like permease family protein, producing MRSEEGKKSAENSIRGSWMCWLFWEVMDLMADKMIRTLSLRNAKRQATDYTIYIITMIISVAVLYTINATVTSENLDIFGGMSSTFMALLYILDLIVILIVGWLVNYMMRFMLEKRSREFGMYFLMGMESSQVSGMFLKENFFIGAMSLVAGVFAGGILYQLIQSLIMHIFELDFSFSITFSARALLLTITCYLIILLFAAFRSRRKLKKVEIHSLLYLDQANEETILNAPWKNRFLFLCSILCLLTGVAVIYCGFGLDRMDAMTAVLIALISFGLGIFTFYHCAGAFFAWLLTHNKDWKYKGQRMFLVRMLTSKINTISTTLSVIAILFTLAIICMSEGVLLKDVSEKNVTDTISFDIQATAERKKVIDQVEDAIRDTQKVAGVWTYQLYETAETKLYRVITNRELNSGRLYETDYVMKLSDYNELRKMKGLETQALEDDELLIHCRNIVSEDFKKHFIRQQETIDLGAVTYRCKAVYDEAFSQYWFNGMTYLIVLPDEAACLLEPEDHYKCVSEINGRVNDDLKNILADEMGVRFSEDLSFSAILSSELSVDIQQYSMLEQRKGNVLFSFPIFYIAFVLVIAAATVLSVQQLSDIAKYRRRYCTMEQLGLDTDKKEKTIFIQVLLFFMMPAVLPAFISGYAIIGTGTIYATGMQAAWIMKVYLLVLAAFLVIHTIYFLASYLQFRKMIDE from the coding sequence ATGAGATCCGAAGAGGGAAAAAAGAGCGCAGAGAATTCTATCAGAGGATCCTGGATGTGCTGGCTGTTCTGGGAGGTGATGGATTTGATGGCAGATAAAATGATCCGAACATTATCTCTTAGAAATGCAAAACGGCAGGCCACAGATTATACCATCTACATCATTACCATGATCATTTCCGTGGCGGTGCTCTATACCATCAATGCGACCGTGACATCTGAAAATCTGGATATCTTCGGCGGTATGAGCAGTACCTTCATGGCACTTTTGTACATCCTGGATCTGATCGTGATACTGATCGTGGGCTGGCTTGTCAATTATATGATGCGTTTTATGCTGGAAAAGAGAAGCAGGGAATTTGGCATGTACTTCCTGATGGGGATGGAGAGCAGTCAGGTGTCGGGGATGTTCCTGAAAGAAAATTTCTTTATTGGCGCAATGTCCCTGGTTGCAGGTGTTTTTGCAGGAGGGATTCTGTATCAGCTGATACAGTCACTCATCATGCATATTTTTGAACTGGACTTCAGTTTCAGCATTACGTTTTCCGCCAGAGCCCTGCTGCTTACGATCACATGTTATCTTATCATCCTGTTGTTTGCAGCGTTTCGGAGCCGCAGAAAACTGAAAAAAGTAGAGATCCACAGCCTGCTTTATCTGGATCAGGCGAATGAAGAGACGATCTTAAACGCACCATGGAAAAATCGTTTTCTGTTTCTTTGTTCCATCCTGTGTCTGCTGACAGGTGTAGCAGTTATCTACTGTGGATTTGGACTCGACAGGATGGATGCCATGACAGCAGTGCTCATTGCCCTGATTTCGTTTGGGCTTGGAATTTTCACATTTTATCACTGTGCAGGCGCTTTTTTCGCATGGCTTCTTACTCATAATAAAGATTGGAAATATAAGGGACAGCGGATGTTTCTTGTGAGAATGCTGACTTCCAAAATCAACACCATCAGCACGACCCTGTCTGTGATAGCTATCTTATTTACCCTTGCCATTATCTGCATGTCTGAAGGGGTGCTTTTAAAAGATGTGAGTGAGAAAAACGTAACGGATACGATTTCTTTTGATATTCAGGCAACAGCGGAGAGAAAAAAAGTGATCGATCAGGTGGAAGATGCAATCCGGGACACACAGAAAGTAGCAGGTGTATGGACATATCAGCTTTATGAGACAGCGGAGACCAAGCTGTACCGGGTAATCACAAATCGCGAGCTGAACTCTGGCAGATTATACGAGACGGATTATGTGATGAAGCTCAGTGACTACAATGAGTTGCGGAAAATGAAGGGTTTGGAAACCCAGGCGTTAGAGGATGACGAGCTTCTTATCCACTGTCGGAATATTGTTTCTGAAGATTTTAAAAAACATTTCATCAGACAGCAGGAAACGATTGATCTGGGAGCTGTGACATACAGATGCAAGGCTGTATATGATGAGGCTTTCTCACAGTACTGGTTTAACGGCATGACATATCTGATCGTCCTGCCTGACGAAGCAGCCTGTCTGCTGGAACCTGAGGATCATTATAAATGTGTCAGTGAAATCAATGGCCGGGTTAATGATGATCTGAAAAATATTCTGGCAGATGAAATGGGTGTAAGGTTTTCGGAAGATCTTTCTTTTTCAGCGATTTTATCATCAGAACTGTCGGTTGATATTCAGCAGTACTCCATGTTGGAACAGAGAAAGGGAAATGTCTTGTTTTCGTTTCCTATATTTTATATCGCCTTTGTACTTGTAATAGCAGCTGCTACGGTCCTGTCTGTACAACAGCTCAGTGATATTGCCAAATACAGGAGAAGATACTGCACCATGGAACAGCTGGGGCTTGACACAGATAAGAAAGAAAAAACGATATTCATTCAGGTCCTGCTGTTTTTCATGATGCCGGCAGTCCTTCCCGCATTTATCTCAGGCTATGCGATCATAGGAACAGGGACGATCTATGCTACTGGAATGCAGGCTGCGTGGATCATGAAAGTCTATCTTCTGGTCCTTGCGGCTTTTCTGGTGATTCACACGATTTATTTTTTGGCTTCCTATCTGCAGTTTCGCAAGATGATAGACGAGTAA
- a CDS encoding ABC transporter ATP-binding protein, translating to MGSLLKVEDIVKIYGNKNNVTRALEDVSFEVQRGDFIGVMGPSGSGKTTLLNCIATIDRVSAGHIYLEGNDVSGISKKEIARFRRENLGFVFQDFNLLDTLTIEENIALGPVLQGMSPQEVERTVQDTASKLGITDILGKFPNQVSGGQKQRAACARAMATDPRLILADEPTGALDSHSSRQLLNLMERLNHDMNATILMVTHDPMSASYCSRILFMKDGRLYNEIRRGKKERREFYQRILDVLAVLGGDGFDGR from the coding sequence ATGGGCAGCTTATTAAAGGTAGAGGACATTGTAAAGATCTACGGCAATAAAAATAACGTTACGAGAGCGCTGGAAGATGTAAGTTTTGAAGTACAAAGAGGCGATTTTATTGGGGTCATGGGACCCAGCGGTTCAGGAAAGACGACACTTCTGAATTGTATTGCCACGATAGACAGGGTAAGTGCCGGACATATATACCTTGAAGGCAATGATGTCTCTGGTATCAGTAAAAAAGAGATTGCGCGGTTCCGCAGGGAAAATCTTGGATTTGTGTTCCAGGACTTCAATCTTCTGGACACACTTACGATCGAGGAAAACATAGCACTGGGACCGGTACTGCAGGGCATGAGTCCGCAGGAAGTAGAACGAACGGTACAGGATACGGCATCAAAGCTCGGAATCACAGACATTCTGGGGAAATTCCCCAATCAGGTGTCGGGAGGTCAGAAGCAGCGGGCCGCCTGTGCGCGTGCGATGGCCACGGATCCCAGGCTGATTCTGGCCGACGAACCGACCGGTGCGCTGGACTCACATTCTTCCAGACAGCTCCTGAACTTAATGGAGCGCCTGAATCATGATATGAATGCAACGATCTTAATGGTCACCCACGATCCCATGTCTGCAAGTTACTGCAGCCGGATCCTTTTCATGAAAGACGGCAGGCTTTACAATGAGATCCGAAGAGGGAAAAAAGAGCGCAGAGAATTCTATCAGAGGATCCTGGATGTGCTGGCTGTTCTGGGAGGTGATGGATTTGATGGCAGATAA
- a CDS encoding sensor histidine kinase, giving the protein MMLLNMTGMFFLALYLRVMSVPPGSILLILSVWGSISVFCLVIRCITRKRHYDGMWNVLNEIQEKYLFPEIVKCPYTEEERQYYDIMQVISKSMLDKIEQVQREKREYREYIEQWVHELKVPLTAVRLTCENHKEEMSRKILAEFEKLNNSVEMVLYYARMDGVEKDYLIRETHLAAIVKNCLAQCRTAWIRAGITVSVDISDQAVYTDEKWVGFILSQILWNSYQYRRTERPRVRIYTEKGPADSNTVFSLAVEDNGSGIPWEEIERVFDKGFTGTNGRNFKKSTGMGLYICKKLCGHLGIGIRITSFPGNWTRVFLDFQCQPFNQS; this is encoded by the coding sequence ATGATGTTGTTAAACATGACAGGCATGTTTTTTCTGGCACTGTATCTGAGGGTAATGTCTGTCCCGCCTGGTTCCATACTTCTGATCCTCAGCGTGTGGGGAAGTATCTCCGTGTTCTGCCTTGTCATCCGCTGCATCACCAGAAAAAGGCATTACGACGGGATGTGGAATGTCTTAAATGAGATACAGGAAAAGTATCTCTTTCCAGAGATCGTAAAATGCCCTTATACGGAAGAAGAACGCCAGTATTACGATATCATGCAGGTGATATCAAAATCCATGCTGGATAAGATTGAGCAGGTACAAAGAGAAAAGAGGGAGTACAGGGAATATATTGAACAGTGGGTACATGAGCTGAAAGTTCCGCTCACAGCTGTGCGCCTTACCTGTGAAAACCATAAGGAAGAAATGTCCAGAAAGATACTTGCTGAATTTGAAAAGCTGAACAACAGTGTCGAGATGGTACTCTATTATGCACGCATGGACGGAGTGGAAAAGGATTATCTGATTCGTGAGACTCATCTTGCAGCAATTGTTAAAAACTGTCTGGCGCAGTGCCGGACAGCATGGATCAGAGCAGGAATTACGGTTTCCGTAGATATCTCAGATCAGGCGGTATATACGGATGAAAAATGGGTCGGATTTATCCTGAGTCAGATTCTGTGGAACAGCTATCAGTACCGCAGAACGGAGCGTCCGCGGGTAAGAATATACACGGAGAAAGGACCGGCAGACAGTAATACCGTATTCTCGCTGGCAGTGGAAGACAACGGATCCGGCATCCCCTGGGAGGAGATCGAACGGGTTTTTGATAAAGGGTTTACCGGAACGAACGGACGGAATTTTAAAAAGTCAACGGGCATGGGACTGTATATATGTAAGAAACTCTGCGGACATCTTGGAATAGGAATACGTATAACCTCGTTCCCCGGAAACTGGACCAGAGTATTTCTGGATTTTCAATGTCAGCCATTCAATCAATCTTAA
- a CDS encoding response regulator transcription factor, which translates to MKRNIMIIEDEQEIREELEMVLLAAGYEVAIPETLEHVPEQVHTGKPDLILLDIQLPFMDGYEICREIRKFSKVPIIFVTARNTAMDELKSLMTGGDDYIVKPYHVPILMTRIKNLLARVYHNEEPEQSRIVYRDVILELLSGKIIYAGKETTLTRNELKILYYLFSHPGDIVPRVDLIEYLWENELYIDDNTLSVHITRLRNKLKDIGAGQMIETRRGMGYQI; encoded by the coding sequence ATGAAAAGAAATATTATGATTATCGAAGATGAACAGGAGATCCGCGAAGAGCTGGAAATGGTTTTGCTGGCGGCAGGATATGAGGTGGCAATACCGGAAACCCTGGAACACGTACCGGAACAGGTTCACACCGGAAAACCGGACCTGATTCTCCTGGATATCCAGCTGCCCTTTATGGATGGATATGAAATCTGCCGGGAAATACGAAAATTCTCCAAAGTTCCGATTATCTTTGTAACAGCAAGGAATACGGCAATGGATGAACTGAAGAGTCTGATGACCGGTGGTGATGACTATATCGTCAAGCCGTATCACGTCCCCATTCTTATGACAAGGATTAAAAATCTGCTGGCAAGAGTATATCATAACGAGGAACCGGAGCAGTCCAGGATCGTATACAGGGATGTCATACTGGAATTGCTTTCCGGCAAAATTATTTACGCCGGAAAGGAAACAACCCTGACCAGAAATGAACTGAAAATTCTGTATTATTTGTTTTCGCATCCGGGTGACATTGTACCACGGGTTGATCTGATCGAATATCTGTGGGAGAATGAGCTTTATATTGATGACAATACACTGAGCGTCCATATTACACGGCTACGTAATAAACTGAAAGACATTGGAGCCGGACAGATGATCGAGACCAGGAGAGGGATGGGATATCAGATATGA
- a CDS encoding HAMP domain-containing sensor histidine kinase: MKKYNAIMICSIVFCLLISMIAGYGIVHMKPDRDERYKVEINRIYHSLQNGSSPESIDLNEYRYVDNITYLSAAELQEKNGADDFFLEENHSGISIRPAYYEDKLEGFWRFDYRRPSIHTGEILLLTELCFGVMGLFFVILLFYLKSQLINPFLRIKNLPYDLAKGHLSGIVTEEKSRFFGDFLWGIGLLKDTLQTSKKRQLELEREKKKMLLSLSHDIKTPLHMIRLYGKTLEEEMYRDDSQKTHAAHQIGEKAAEIEQYVEEIMKNSREDILDIQVNDGEFYQDDLIRRLRDTYEEKCRMRMIDLKIGQYENLLLKGDLERSLEVLGNIMENAFKYGDGRRIEISFHEEDYCHLIRIYNTGEPVTDHEFNHIFESFFRGGNSGGQEGSGLGLYICMEIMRRMSGAVFAEKDDSGMAFVLVFR, translated from the coding sequence ATGAAGAAATATAACGCCATTATGATATGTTCCATTGTGTTCTGTCTGCTAATATCCATGATCGCAGGCTATGGGATTGTACACATGAAACCGGACAGAGATGAGAGATACAAAGTAGAGATAAACCGTATTTACCACAGTCTCCAGAATGGCAGCTCTCCGGAATCGATAGATCTGAACGAGTACCGGTATGTTGATAACATTACTTATCTGTCTGCCGCAGAACTTCAGGAGAAAAATGGGGCAGACGATTTCTTTTTGGAAGAAAACCACAGCGGAATCAGTATACGCCCTGCATATTATGAGGATAAACTGGAAGGTTTCTGGAGATTTGATTACCGCAGGCCTTCGATTCATACCGGAGAGATACTCCTCCTGACCGAACTATGTTTTGGTGTTATGGGGCTTTTTTTTGTTATCCTTTTATTTTATCTGAAGTCACAATTGATCAATCCGTTTCTCAGGATTAAAAATCTCCCATATGACCTGGCAAAAGGCCATCTGTCCGGCATTGTCACGGAAGAAAAAAGCAGATTCTTCGGTGATTTTCTGTGGGGCATCGGGCTTTTAAAAGATACACTCCAGACCTCAAAGAAGAGACAGCTCGAGCTTGAACGTGAAAAGAAAAAAATGCTGTTATCCCTGTCACATGACATTAAGACCCCGCTTCATATGATCCGGCTGTATGGAAAGACACTGGAAGAAGAGATGTACCGTGATGATTCCCAAAAAACACATGCTGCCCACCAGATTGGTGAAAAAGCAGCTGAGATTGAGCAGTACGTTGAGGAGATCATGAAAAACTCCAGAGAAGATATTCTGGATATTCAGGTCAATGACGGAGAATTTTATCAGGACGATCTGATCAGAAGGCTGCGGGACACTTATGAGGAAAAGTGCCGGATGCGAATGATCGATCTGAAGATCGGACAGTATGAAAACCTCCTGCTGAAGGGGGACCTGGAGAGATCTCTGGAGGTTCTGGGAAATATTATGGAGAATGCTTTTAAATACGGAGACGGAAGACGTATTGAGATCTCTTTTCACGAGGAGGACTATTGTCATCTGATCCGCATCTATAATACAGGCGAACCGGTTACAGATCATGAGTTCAATCATATTTTTGAAAGCTTTTTCCGTGGCGGCAACAGTGGCGGACAGGAGGGCAGCGGTCTCGGATTGTATATATGCATGGAAATCATGAGGAGAATGAGTGGTGCAGTCTTTGCAGAAAAAGATGACAGTGGAATGGCATTTGTTCTGGTTTTCAGATAA
- a CDS encoding response regulator transcription factor: MKDILLVEDNVELAELIQTFLVKNGYSVFHAARGEDAVCYLKKHDVRLLLLDIMLSEMDGFAVCRSVRELRNLPILIMSARSGKSDKLKGYELGADDYMEKPVDPEILTAKIRALLQRFDGRMENLDMIRSGALTIHQDARKVYLDDKELPLNVKEYELLLLFVKNPGKTLLKEFIFGQIWGMDSSSENQTLTVHIKMLRTKIECSPREPKRIQTVWGVGYRYEEI, translated from the coding sequence ATGAAGGATATTTTACTTGTTGAGGACAACGTGGAACTGGCAGAATTGATACAGACGTTTCTGGTAAAAAACGGGTATTCTGTATTCCACGCTGCCCGGGGGGAGGATGCCGTATGTTATCTGAAGAAGCATGACGTACGGCTCCTGCTTCTTGATATCATGCTTTCTGAGATGGACGGTTTTGCCGTCTGCCGTTCCGTAAGGGAGCTGCGAAATCTTCCGATACTTATCATGAGCGCGCGTTCAGGCAAATCTGATAAGCTCAAAGGTTATGAACTCGGTGCCGATGATTATATGGAAAAACCGGTAGATCCCGAAATACTGACAGCCAAGATAAGGGCACTGCTTCAGCGTTTTGACGGGAGAATGGAAAACCTGGATATGATCCGGTCCGGCGCACTCACCATACATCAGGACGCCAGGAAAGTGTATCTGGATGACAAAGAACTGCCATTGAATGTGAAAGAGTATGAACTGCTTCTTTTGTTTGTTAAGAATCCGGGAAAAACGCTGCTGAAGGAGTTTATTTTTGGACAGATATGGGGAATGGACAGCTCCAGTGAAAATCAGACTTTGACTGTTCATATCAAAATGCTGCGCACGAAAATTGAATGCAGTCCAAGGGAACCGAAGCGGATTCAGACTGTCTGGGGAGTGGGTTACCGATATGAAGAAATATAA